The genomic segment GGAGCTTCAACGCCGACGATGAGGTCTCGAGCGAGAGCTACGACGCCAATGGCAACGTGATCGCCTCGGGCGGCAAGAGCTTCGCCTACGATAGCCAGAACCATCTCATCTCAATGAACGGTGGCGCCGTCCAGATCCTCTACGACGGCGACGGCAACCGCGTAGCGAAGTCAGCAAACGGCATCGTCACCCGCTATCTCGTCGACGACCTCAACCCCACCGGCTACGCCCAGGTGGTCGAGGAACTAAGCGGTGCCGGCGTGGTCGAGCGCCAGTACACCTACGGCCTCCAGCGCATCAACCAGAACCAGCCCATCAACAATACCTGGACGGTCAGCTTCTACGGCTACGACGGCGGCGGCAGTGTTCGCCAATTGACGAACGCTGCGGGCACGGTCACCGATACCTACGTCTACGATGCCTTCGGGAACTCTCTCCAGACCGGCAATCAGACACCGAACGTTTACCTCTATCGCGGAGAGCAGTTCGATTCCGATCTCGGCCTTTACTACCTCCGCGCCAGATATTACAACCCAATCACCGGCAGGTTCATGGGAAGGGATCCGCTCGGATGGAACCCACTGAGTACGGGGTCAGTGCACAGATATCTCTACGGTCTTGGTGATCCAGTGAATGGTTCAGACCCAAGTGGAGCTTCAGACACAACTGTCGGCAATTTCCCGATCCCTGGAGATCCGGCTCCAACGAGTCCTGACTATGGACCATTGAGACCCACAGGCGCGGTTGAATAAAGGGCTGGTAGTGGGTGCAGTTTCGCTAGGTGCAGTTGCTGGCGTACAGCAATTCGCGGAGGCAGTTGAGTGCACGTATAACACTATTGCCTCATCCTTCAAGGCAATTGTGACATACCGAGTGCCTTACTCGAGCCTAGTCCCAACTGGTCGTTGCACAAAAGGATATAACCAAGACTGCAAACCGTATTACAACGCAATTGACGCAGCCGCAGACGTGGTTAAGACCCGATATTTTGAGATGATGACTGATCCGCTGGATCTCTTCAATACAGCGTACGATACTCCCAACCCGAGCTATCCGAAGGCAGGAACTTGGATCGGTCATCAGACAGCATTTGAAAGTTCGAGAAATAGCCTGCAGAATGCAATTGACGCTGCGGAACGCCATCAATGTCCCGTTAGCCAGTACTATAAGGACCTTGCTGGGCTTCCAACACCCATTCGGCCCTTCTGGAAATGAGCATGATTGACTATCTGACTATGATGCTGAGCACGGATTGGTTCCTGCCGCATTGGCCGATGATTGGCATTGATGTGGAAGAGAGTGCGAGAGTGCCCTTAAAACAGGGGTTTCGCGAGTTGGTTCTGCAAATGATGGGAGGCGTGGATAGCTATTATCTGATCAATTTTTCGCGCCAGCGGAAGGAGGAGACAAGAGCGGAATTCGTACGGCTTGTAACAGAGTCGGGGCAACTTGATCGCTTCAGTGAAGCGATTCAAGAATGGACAGATCTGACGCACGAAGAACTAACAGCGACATGGGTCTTCACGAGGATCACGCGCGAATTGCTTGCAGGTCGCTTACCGCATTATGCGCCTGCACTTGAGCAGGAGCTTCTAGCTAAGATTCAATCCTTCATTCTCGATCCATTGGAAGATGTTGAGTTTTCGCAAATTTGCGCCGACTCACGAACAAAATGGGATCGATATACTCGAACCCTCGAACCAAGCTTACCGGGAGCGCTAGCTGATGTCGCGATTTCGGCGGTCCGCGAGCGTAATTTCAACCTGTTCTGGAACAAGATGAGTATGACACTGTCGGTTGAGGAACGTTATCGCCTTGTAGATTGGTATCGCGCAACCGTGAGATTCCGCGGAGATCGGGAGGATCTCATACCAAGGTGCATGTGCATCTACGATCGCAGAGACGAGAATAGCGGGTGATCCATTAGCTCGGTCGGCCGTGAAGAGCACGCCGCCTGTCGGCGTCGGGAGTGGGTGGACACGTCTCCCCCAGTCGCGGGCTACTCCTACCAGCGCGGCCCCACGGGGAACCTGGCCAACGTCGTCGAGCTGAACGGGCGCACCGTCAACTGGACCTACGACGGCATCAACCGCCTGACCAGCGAGTCCATCACCAGCGATCCCTCGAAGAACAACGGCTCGGTAAGCTATGGCCTCGATCCGGTGGGGAACAGAACGTCCGCATCTTCTTCGCTCAACGCAGTCCCATCCGGCAACTGGAGTTTCAACGCCGATGATGAAGTCTCGAGCGAAAGCTACGATGCCAACGGCAACGTAATCCCTTTCGGGCGGCAAGGGCGTCCGAAGATCCTCCCCACCTTCGTGACCGCGATCACATACACAGCAAGTCCGACGTCCTACTATCAAAGGGCCTTTCAGAAAGGCAGGGAGTAGTGTCTCATGTCTCATCTCCCGCAGCGATCGTTGAGAGAGCGAACCAGAATTGGTCGCGCACTGCCAAAGGAAGGCAAAAAGGGCTGTTAACTAGACTGTAACTGGGGTTACTAGAAAATTAGCTACCCCTCCCCCTGTTTTTACTTCTCCATATGTTCGCCAAAAATCGACCCAGATAATAGATTCCATTCTGTTTATCTCTCTACAAAATCTCATAGCTTCAAAAGAAGTCGTTGCGACAAGGAATGACCGATTGTAGTCTTCAGTAAATAGGTCCGTCGCGGGCCAAAGCTTGGGCCCGAGCAGTGAGTCCATCACCGGCGATCCGTTGGAAAAGGCTGCGGGCTAGGGATGCTCAGAGTTCGATGGTCATCATCGCCTCCGTCGGAGATTGAGAGGGAGATTCCGATAGAGTTGGTCCTATGAACTCAGAGGCCGGATCATCGCAAACGATTTTGCCAGACGAGGCAGTCCAACTGGTGCGGGACCTCTACGAGTTCGAAGTGAGCGCCAGTTCTCTTCCGGGGGAATATGACAACAACTTCCATATCGTCACCTCCGATGGCCGCGCTTTCGTTCTGAAAGTAATGCACTCAAGTCGTGACCGCGCCTTCATTGACATGCAGTGTTCGGCACTGACACACCTCGCCGAGCGCGCGCCCGGTCTGGCGCTGCAGAGGGTTCAGTTAACCCGCTCAGGTGAGGCATTTGTCAGGACGACTTTGCGCAACGGTGAAGAACGCTTCGTGTGGCTTCTCAGCTTTCTCCCTGGGCGCGTTCTAGCGGAGGTGCGCCCGCACACGCCCGAACTGCTTCGCAATTTAGGCAGCCTGCTCGGCCACATCGACCTCGCTCTCCAGGATTTCTCCCATCCCGCTGCAGCACGCGAGTTTAAATGGGACTTGGCACAGGCAGCGTGGATCCGCGAGTACCTTTTCCATATTGAAGATCCGTCGCGTCGGGCGCTGGTTGAACAAGTCCTCGAGCAGTATGAGAAGCAGGTGGTCCCACAGCTTCCGACTCTGAGGAAAAGCGTGATCTATGGTGACGCCAACGATTACAACGTTCTCGTAAGTTGCACGGACGGTCCATCAGGGCAGGGAATTGGCGTCATCGATTTCGGCGACATGCATCACGGGCTTGTCGTGGCCGAACCGGCCGTCGCAGCGGCTTATGCTGTCCTGGGCAAGAGCGAACCGCTGGAGGCGGCGGCCTCACTGGTGGAGGGATTTCACAGCGTGTTTCCTCTCTTGGAGACAGAGCTGGCGATCTTGTTTCCACTGATCCGCATGCGTCTTGCGGTGAGCGTCGTTAACTCGGCCCATCGCAAAACCCTTGTGCCGGACGATCCCTATGTCACCATCTCTGAAGCGCCGGCATGGGACGCACTTGCGCGGCTTGCCAACATTCACGAGCGCTTCGCGCATTACGTGTTTCGAAATGCTTGTGGTTTGCCGCCGATGCGAGGAGGACAGCACTTCCGGCAATCGCTGGCGACAATTGGAAAGACCGCAGCGTCCGTTGTGGATCTTGATCTACGCACGGAGCCGTGTCTCGTATTCGATCTGAGCGTCGCCAGCACGTTCCTGGGAGCGGATCCAAAAGCCTCACAGACGCCTGCACTGACCTTAGCCATTGAGCGCGAATTACGAGCCGCCAACGCTTCCGTTGGCGTCGGCCGGTATGATGAGCCTCGCCTCCTTTACACATCACCTCTGTTCGGGACAAACGAAAACGCTGTTGACGAACGCCGCACTGTCCATCTCGGAATTGATCTCTTTCTGGACGCTGGCTCCAACGCCCGAGCGCCGCTGGACGGCCAGGTGCACATCATTGCCGATAACCTGGCTCCGCTCGACTACGGGCCGATCGTTATCCTGAAGCACCTGACAGATGATGCAGTGGAGTTCTTCACGCTCTACGGCCACCTGTCGAAAGAAAGTATTGCAAAGCTCTCCACGGGACAGCCTGTAACTAGGGGCGAGGCGTTCGCCAACATCGGCGCCGCCGCTGAAAACGGCGGGTGGCCGCCTCACTTGCACTTCCAGATCATTACCGACTTACTGGAACTGAACGAAAAATTTCCTGGCGTAGCTCGGGCGTCGGAGCGCGCGATCTGGACGGATCTGTGCCCGGATCCCAATTTGTTGCTTGGCATTCCTTCCGAGCGTTTCCCTTCGCGAGAGCGGAGCTTGAGCGACACCCTGCTCGAAAGGCGTTCGCTAATGGGGCCTAATCTCAGCGTGTCCTACGAGCGTCCGTTGAAGATCGTGCGCGGATGGCGACAGTACCTGTACGACGATACCGGCCGGGCTTATTTGGACGTATATAACAATGTTCCGCTTGTAGGTCACAGTCATCCCAAGGTAGTGGACGCTGTGCGCAAGCAGTTGGGTCTCCTTAATACCAATACTCGCTATCTGCACGACAATGTTGTTCGCTACGCACAACGACTCACCCGGACGTTACCGGAGCCGCTCCGGGTTTGCTACTTCGTAAATTCAGGAAGCGAGGCGAATGAGCTTGCCCTCAGGCTGGCAAGGACGCACACCAACCGCGATGACATCATTGTGCTGGAGCATGCGTATCACGGCCACACGAACACACTGATTGATATCAGCCCCTATAAGTTCAACGGACCCGGCGGCAAGGGTTGCAAACCCTGGGTGCACGTGGCTCCAATTGCCGACGATTACCGCGGTATTTATCGAAGGGGAGAACCCGGCCTCGGTATCAAATACGCCGGCCATGTCCACGACATTCTGAATCGCCTCCAGATCGAAGGGAGGGGAGCTGCCGCATCCATCGCGGAAACCATGCCGAGCGTGGGCGGCCAGATCGTCTTTCCTCCTGACTACCTCGCTGAAGTCTATCGTCATGTTCGAGCCGCGGGCGCCGTGTGCATTGCTGACGAGGTGCAAGTCGGTTTCGGTCGCCTCGGCACTCATTTCTGGGGGTTTGAAACGCAGGGAGTCATTCCCGATATCGTGGTGCTTGGGAAGCCCATCGGAAATGCCTTCCCACTGGCCGCAGTGATCACCACTCCGGAGATTGCCGCCTCATTCGATAACGGGATGGAGTTCTTCAGCACATTTGGCGGCAATCCAGTCTCATGCGCGGCAGGTCTGGCAGTATTGGACGTACTCGAAGAAGAACAATTGCAAGAGAACGCGTTTCGTGTTGGCAGCGGCCTGCGGCGCAGGCTGAAGGCACTTCAAGAAAGGCATCCCCTGATTGGCGATGTACGAGGTTCCGGACTGTTTCTTGGTTTGGATCTGGTGCAGGACCGAGCCACGCGTGAAGCAGCAACCGAGCAGGCTTCGTATATCTGCAACCGTCTCCGGGAGCGCGGGATACTTACTGGAACGGATGGTCCGTTTCACAATGTAATCAAACTTCGCCCGCCATTGATCTTCTCAGACCACGACACTGAGTTGTTCGTCACGACCCTCGAGACGATCCTTGAGGAGGACCGAGCTCAACCAGGCACTCCCTAGGGGAAGGCGACAACACCTGGATCCACTCGCAACCTTTGCATCTAGCTGTCTCGTGCGTGCCTTCGAAAGGCGCCAAATCATCGAGCCCGCGATCAGGCTCAGCGGATCTGCAGGGTTTAACCCGAATAGCATCCGGGAGAATGCGCCGCCGATAAGTCCAGTGATCGCCACCGGGAGAGACCTGAAAGATGGATGTATTCGTCAGTCTTTCAGGGATCTGAAATTTAAAGTGCGGGTTCTGGACAACGCGACCTGAGCCAACGCCAACACATGGTCGACAGAAGGCGTCGGACGAGAGCTAGTTTTTCATGACCCCTTTTATCAAACAAAGCAACTAGCGTCGTAGCCCGCTCCCGCCGTCCCGCGCTCCTGCGATGCGCCGAATATCTGTTATCCTTAGCTGCTAATAATTCCTTTACATAAGTCCCCAGGGTGTTGTGCATGACAAACGTCAGGCCTTTTTGGGCTCCCGCGCTTTGTGTGTTGCTGGCGTTCTTGGCGCCAGCCGCGGTCGCTGAAACCTTCCGCAATCCTTACCGTATTCCGACGACGGTGGATCCGAGTGCGGTGGCCGCGGGCGACCTCAACGGGGACGGCATTGCCGATTTCGTTTGGGAAGACCCAAGCACCACGCCTGTCACTCTGAATGTGGCGCTCTCGCAACTCACCGGAGGCTGGCTGCCGGGCACAAGCATCACTTACCCCATTGCCGGTACGCGCGGCGCGGCGTGTTCGCTCGCGGACCTCAATAGTGACAAGCGCCTCGACCTCATCTGCGTCAGCGCCGATCAGTTCACTGCCACCATCGAAGTGTTCCTCGGAAACGGCGACGGCACTTTCCAGTCCCCCGTAACCACTGACGCCACCTTCAAATTCACTTCCAATTACGCCTCTCCAGTGGTCAGTGTGCTAGGAGACCTGAACGGCGATGGCTTTCCCGATGTGTTCGAGGAAGATGTCGCAAACTCGCACGCCCAGATCTTGCTCAGTGACGGTAAGGGCGGGTTCAAGGCGTTCCTTCCCATGTTTAACACCGGCATCAATGAAGTACTGCCCATCGCAGCGGCAGACGTGAATGGCGACGGCATCCCCGATCTTTTGTATCCGTTCGGCCCTGAGGTCG from the Occallatibacter riparius genome contains:
- a CDS encoding RHS repeat-associated core domain-containing protein, which encodes MTDASGTTTYSYDSMDRLTTKATPEGTLSYTYDAAGNLASMSSNHTNGVSATYSYDDLNRLTSVVDANLAGAGTTTYTYDTASNLGTVTYPNGIHTGFAYDQLNRVSTAVSQVAGYSYQRGPTGNLANVVELNGRTVNWTYDGINRLTSESISSDPTKNNGSVSYGLDPVGNRTSASASLNGIPSGNWSFNADDEVSSESYDANGNVIASGGKSFAYDSQNHLISMNGGAVQILYDGDGNRVAKSANGIVTRYLVDDLNPTGYAQVVEELSGAGVVERQYTYGLQRINQNQPINNTWTVSFYGYDGGGSVRQLTNAAGTVTDTYVYDAFGNSLQTGNQTPNVYLYRGEQFDSDLGLYYLRARYYNPITGRFMGRDPLGWNPLSTGSVHRYLYGLGDPVNGSDPSGASDTTVGNFPIPGDPAPTSPDYGPLRPTGAVE
- a CDS encoding aminotransferase class III-fold pyridoxal phosphate-dependent enzyme translates to MNSEAGSSQTILPDEAVQLVRDLYEFEVSASSLPGEYDNNFHIVTSDGRAFVLKVMHSSRDRAFIDMQCSALTHLAERAPGLALQRVQLTRSGEAFVRTTLRNGEERFVWLLSFLPGRVLAEVRPHTPELLRNLGSLLGHIDLALQDFSHPAAAREFKWDLAQAAWIREYLFHIEDPSRRALVEQVLEQYEKQVVPQLPTLRKSVIYGDANDYNVLVSCTDGPSGQGIGVIDFGDMHHGLVVAEPAVAAAYAVLGKSEPLEAAASLVEGFHSVFPLLETELAILFPLIRMRLAVSVVNSAHRKTLVPDDPYVTISEAPAWDALARLANIHERFAHYVFRNACGLPPMRGGQHFRQSLATIGKTAASVVDLDLRTEPCLVFDLSVASTFLGADPKASQTPALTLAIERELRAANASVGVGRYDEPRLLYTSPLFGTNENAVDERRTVHLGIDLFLDAGSNARAPLDGQVHIIADNLAPLDYGPIVILKHLTDDAVEFFTLYGHLSKESIAKLSTGQPVTRGEAFANIGAAAENGGWPPHLHFQIITDLLELNEKFPGVARASERAIWTDLCPDPNLLLGIPSERFPSRERSLSDTLLERRSLMGPNLSVSYERPLKIVRGWRQYLYDDTGRAYLDVYNNVPLVGHSHPKVVDAVRKQLGLLNTNTRYLHDNVVRYAQRLTRTLPEPLRVCYFVNSGSEANELALRLARTHTNRDDIIVLEHAYHGHTNTLIDISPYKFNGPGGKGCKPWVHVAPIADDYRGIYRRGEPGLGIKYAGHVHDILNRLQIEGRGAAASIAETMPSVGGQIVFPPDYLAEVYRHVRAAGAVCIADEVQVGFGRLGTHFWGFETQGVIPDIVVLGKPIGNAFPLAAVITTPEIAASFDNGMEFFSTFGGNPVSCAAGLAVLDVLEEEQLQENAFRVGSGLRRRLKALQERHPLIGDVRGSGLFLGLDLVQDRATREAATEQASYICNRLRERGILTGTDGPFHNVIKLRPPLIFSDHDTELFVTTLETILEEDRAQPGTP